Sequence from the Cellulomonas fimi ATCC 484 genome:
TGCGGGTGGTTGACTGTGCGTCGTGCCGACGACGCCCGAGCCCAGCGCCGCCCCCGACTCACCTCCCCCCGCGCAGGTCGACCACCCCGACGTGGCCGCGTTGACCTACGAGCAGGCGCGCGACGAGCTCGTCCAGGTCGTGGCGCGGCTGGAGGCCGGCGGCGCGTCGCTCGAGGAGTCGCTGCGGCTGTGGGAGCGGGGCGAGGCCCTCGCCGCCCGCTGCCAGCAGTGGCTCGACGGCGCGCGTGAGCGCCTGGCTGCGGTGCGCGCGGCCGACGACGACGGCCCCGTGGGCCGCACCCCCACCCCCGAGGAGGACGAGCGATGAGCGAGCGGGCCCTGGTGATCGGCGAGGCGCTGGTCGACGCGGTACGGCGGCCCGACGGCTCGCACGCGCAGCACCCCGGCGGCAGCCCCGCGAACGTCGCGCTCGGGCTCGGGCGGCTGGGGCGCGAGGTCGACCTGCTCACGTGGCTCGGCGCGGACGCGGACGGCGACGCGGTCCGGGCGCACCTCGCGGCGTCGCACGTGCGCGTCCTGAGCGGCGACCGGCAGGCCGCGCGCACGCCCGTGGCGACGGCCCACCTCGACGCGGACGGCGTCGCGACGTACGAGTTCGACCTGGAGTGGGACCTGCCCGGCACGTGGG
This genomic interval carries:
- a CDS encoding exodeoxyribonuclease VII small subunit, yielding MPTTPEPSAAPDSPPPAQVDHPDVAALTYEQARDELVQVVARLEAGGASLEESLRLWERGEALAARCQQWLDGARERLAAVRAADDDGPVGRTPTPEEDER